TGATGGTCGGCGCCGAAGGCCTGACCCGCGCCGTGCTGGCCGAGATCGACCGCAGCCTGGCGGCCCACGACCTGATCAAGATCCGCGTGTTCGGCGACGACCGCGAAGCGCGCATCGCCATCTACGAAGAAATCTGCGACCAGCTCAGCGCCGCGCCGATCCAGCATATCGGCAAGCTGCTGGTGGTCTGGCGTCCGGGCGAAGCCCGCCTGAAAGAAAACCAGGCCGACGACCTCGGCCGGCACACGCCCGCCCGCCGCGGCGGCGCCGCCCCGCGCACGGTCACGGTGAAGAAGCCCAGCGCCGCGCCGAACCGCCGCCCCACCCGCAAGGAAGTTACGGTGCTCGGCAACGAGCGCGTCACTGCCGGCGGCAATGTGAAGCGCGCGCGCGCACGCCCGACCAGCCAGAAGAAGAAGTCCCTGGGCTAAGACCGCCCGGGCAGTACCCGAGGGGCACCGCCAGGTGCCCCGCTGCCGGTACGCCGCCTTCGCGGCCGGGCCGGCGGCCGGACTCTCACTCCCCGGCCGAGCGCGGCGCCGAAGCGCGCCACACCAGCACCAGCGCCAGCAGGCTTTGCAGCAGGTAGAAGGCGCTCGAGACGCCGTGCAGCATGCCGAACTGCGCCTTGTATGGCGATTCCGACACTCCCACGCCCAGCGCCAGCGCCTTTTCCTTCAGGCTGCCCATAAACGGCTGGATCCCGAAGTAGCCCACCAGCACGCAGCAGAGCATGCCCAGCACCAGCCAGCGCAGGCCGCGATAACGCTGGGCGCCGCGCCGGATCATCACGTTGCACAGCACCAGCTGCAGCACGCCGATGGTCACGCCGACGATGGCTTCGGTATGGAACAGGTGCCCGGCGATCATGCCCGCCATCTCGCGGCTGGGCAGCACCGAAAACAGCGTCGGCGCCACCATGTAGCCCACGGTCCACAGGCCGCCTGCCCACACCACCGTCAGCAGCAGGAAGAGGCGGTGCGGCAGCGGCGGCAGGTTGTTATAGGAACTGGAGAACACAAGCCGGCCTTTCCGGTGGCCGGCACAGGCGCAAGCGCCGCCGGCCGGGCCGGCATCAGATATAGCGAACCGTAATGACTTCGTACTCGCGCTCGCCGCCGGGGGCCAGCACGGTGGCGACGTCGCCTTCGAACTTGCCGATCAGCGCGCGCGCGATGGGCGAGCTCACCGAAATCTTGCCGGCCTCCAGATCGGCCTCGTCATCGCCGACGATCTGGTAGCTGACGGGACTGCCGGACTCCAGGTCTTCCAGGTCGACCGTCGCGCCGAAGACGATGCGGCCATCGGTATCGAGCTGGGTCGGGTCGATGATCTGCGCGGCCGACAGCTTGGCCTCCACTTCCAGGATGCGGCCCTCGATAAAGGCCTGCTTTTCCTTGGCGGCATCGTACTCGGCGTTTTCAGACAGGTCGCCCTGGGCGCGCGCTTCCGAGATGGCATTGATCACCGCCGGACGCTCGACAGCCTTCAGGCGCTGCAGCTCCTCCTTCAGGAGCTCTGCGCCACGCTTGGTAATCGGAATGGTGCTCATGTCTTCGTTCAACAAAAAAATGAGCCGCAGCGGAGCTGGAGCCATCCCTGGCAACCTCCGCCAGGGCACTTCCGCTCAACCGCGGCTTTCAGACAGGATCGAACGCGGGCAAGCCGGTTCGATCGACGAATTTGACGTAGTTTAGGCCAGGAAGCCCGCCGGCAGCAACTCCGGCGGGCTTCCTGGGCGGGCGGCCGCAACGCGGCCGGCCCTTTTGCAATGTGTTGCTGACTTACCTTGACGGCATCAGGCCAGCGAGGCATGCAGGCCCTGCAGGTCGTAGACCTCCAGGCTCTGCATATGCTTCAGGCCTTCCACCGCGGCGCGCGCGCCGGCGATGGTGGTGTAGTAAGGAATGCGGTGCGCCAGCGCCGAGATACGGATCGAGCGCGAATCGGCGATCGCGCCGCGGGTTTCGTCGACGGTGGTGAACACCAGCGCCAGTTCGCCGTTCTTGATCATGTCGACGATATGCGGGCGCCCGTCCTTGACCTTGTTTACCACCTTGACCGGGATGCCGGCGGCCTCGATCGCCGACGCGGTGCCGCGCGTGGCGACGATGGGGTAGCCCATGTCGTGCAGCATGCGGGCCACGGCCACCGCGCGCGGCTTGTCGCTGTCCTTCACGGTGATCAGCACGGCGCCCTTTTCCGGCAGGCGCGAGCCCGCGGCCAGCTGGCTCTTGAACAAGGCCTCGCCGAAGCTCTTGCCCACGCCCATCACTTCACCGGTGGAGCGCATTTCAGGTCCGAGGACCGGATCGACGCCCGGGAACTTGTTGAACGGGAACACCGCTTCCTTGACGCTGTAGTACGGCGGGATGACCTCGTCGGCAATGCCCTGCTCGTCCAGCGACTGGCCGGCCATGCAACGTGCGGCGATCTTGGCCAGCTGCATGCCGGTGGCCTTGGACACGTACGGCACGGTGCGCGAGGCGCGCGGGTTCACTTCCAGCACGTAGACGGTGTCGACACCGTTGTTCTGCTGGATCGCGAACTGCACGTTCATCAGGCCGACCACGTTCAGGGCCTTTGCCATGGCCGCGGTCTGGCGCTTCAGTTCGGCCACGGTCTCGGCCGACAGCGAGTACGGCGGCAGCGAGCAGGCGGAGTCGCCCGAGTGCACGCCGGCCTGCTCGATGTGCTCCATCACGCCGCCGATGAAGACGCGCTTGCCGTCGCACAGGGCGTCGACATCGCACTCGATGGCGTCGTTGAGGAAGCGGTCGAGCAGCACCGGGGAATCGTTGGAGACCTTGACCGCCTCGCGCATGTAGCGCTCGAGGTCGCGCGGCTCATGCACGATTTCCATGGCGCGGCCGCCGAGCACGTACGACGGGCGCACCACCAGCGGGTAGCCGATTTCCTCGGCCAGGCGCAGCGCTTCGTCCTCGGCACGCGCGGTGCGGTTGGGCGGCTGGCGCAGGCCCAGGTCCTGCAGCAGCTTCTGGAAGCGCTCGCGGTCTTCGGCCGCGTCGATCATGTCGGGGCTGGTGCCGATGATGGGCACGCCGTTGCGCTCCAGGTCCAGCGCCAGCTTCAGCGGGGTCTGGCCGCCGTACTGCACGATCACGCCGACCGGCTTTTCCTTGTCGACGATCTCGAGCACGTCTTCCAGCGTCAGCGGCTCGAAGTACAGGCGGTCCGAGGTGTCATAGTCGGTCGACACGGTTTCCGGGTTGCAGTTGACCATGATGGTCTCGTACCCGTCTTCGCGCAGCGCCAGCGCGGCGTGCACACAGCAGTAGTCGAACTCGATGCCCTGGCCGATCCGGTTCGGGCCGCCGCCCAGCACCATGATCTTCTTTTTGTCGGTCGGGTTGGCCTCGCACTCGCCATGCTCGGCCTCGTAGGTCGAGTACATGTAGGCGGTGTTGGTGGCGAACTCGGCCGCGCAGGTGTCGACGCGCTTGTAGACCGGGCGCACATTCTGGGCGATGCGCGCCGCGCGCACGGCCTTGGCGTCGGTCTTCAGCAGCCTGGCCAGGCGGCGGTCCGAGAAGCCCTTCTGCTTCAGGAAGCGCAGTTCGGCGGTCGACAGGCTGTCGAGCGTGCGCGACTTCACCAGACCTTCGGTCTTGACGATGTCTTCGATCTGGGCCAGGAACCACGGGTCGATGGCGGTCTCGTGATAGACCTCTTCCAGCGACATGCCCAGGCGGAACGCGTCGCCGACGTACCAGATGCGGTCCGGACCCGGCTCGCCGATCTCCTCGACGATCTCGTCGCGGTCGGTGGACTTCTCGTCCAGGCCGTCGACGCCGACTTCCAGGCCGCGCAGCGCCTTCTGGAACGATTCCTGGAAGGTACGGCCCATCGCCATCACTTCACCGACCGACTTCATCTGGGTGGTCAGGTGGCTGTCGGCCTGGGGGAATTTCTCGAAGGCAAAGCGCGGCACCTTGGTGACCACGTAGTCGATCGAGGGTTCGAACGAGGCCGGGGTGGCGCCGCCGGTGATCTCGTTCTTCAGCTCGTCCAGCGTGTAGCCGACCGCCAGCTTGGCCGCGACCTTGGCGATCGGGAAGCCGGTGGCCTTGGACGCCAGCGCCGACGAACGCGACACGCGCGGGTTCATCTCGATGACGATCATGCGACCGTCCTTCGGGTTGATCGAGAACTGCACGTTGGAGCCGCCGGTATCGACGCCGATCTCGCGCAGCACGGCCAGCGAGGCGTTGCGCAGGATCTGGTATTCCTTGTCGGTCAGGGTCTGGGCCGGGGCCACGGTGATCGAGTCGCCGGTGTGGATGCCCATCGGGTCCAGGTTCTCGATCGAGCAGATGATGATGCAGTTGTCCTGCTTGTCGCGGACCACTTCCATCTCATACTCTTTCCAGCCCAGCAGCGATTCCTCGATCAGCAGCTCGCGCGTCGGCGACAGGTCCAGGCCGCGCTTGCAGATCTCTTCGAACTCTTCGCGGTTGTAGGCGATGCCGCCGCCGGTGCCGCCCAGCGTGAACGACGGGCGGATCACGATCGGGTAGCCGCTGGTGCCGGTGTCCTGGGCGATGCGGGCCTGCACGGCCACGGCCTCGTCCATCGAGTGGGCGATGCCGGACTTGGCCGAACCCAGGCCGATCTTGGTCATCGCGTCCTTGAACTTCTGGCGGTCCTCGGCCTTGTCGATGGCTTCCGGCGACGCGCCGATCAGTTCCACCTTGTACTTGTCCAGCACGCCATGGCGGTGCAGGTCCAGCGCGCAGTTCAGCGCGGTCTGGCCGCCCATGGTCGGCAGGATCGCATCCGGGCGCTCCTTCTCGATGATGCGCTCGACCACTTCCCAGGTGATCGGCTCGATGTAGGTCACATCGGCCGTGGCCGGATCGGTCATGATGGTCGCCGGGTTGGAGTTGACCAGGATGACCTTGAAGCCTTCCTCGCGCAGGGCCTTGCAGGCCTGGGCGCCGGAATAGTCGAACTCGCACGCCTGGCCGATGATGATGGGGCCCGCGCCGATGATCAGGATGCTCTTGATGTCTGTGCGTTTTGGCATTGCACGCTCTCTTTATGGGCCGGCCCGCCTTGCCTGCGGACCGCGCCGGTAATCAGGGAATCCGTCCGGATTCGAAAATGTGGTCTGGCTCAGTTCATCGTGGCGGTCGCCAGCTTGGCGCCGAAGCCGATGAACATCGCCCCTACCCCGCTGGCCATGCCGGCCGACAGCCGGCGGCGGCGCCGGAACGCCTCGGCCAGCTTCGCGCCCACGAAGATGATCGTGGTCAGGTAGGCAAAGCTGCAGATCTGGCACACCAGCCCCAGCACCCCGAACGACAGCACCGGGTAAGCAAAGGCCGGGTCGACGAACTGGATGAAGAACGAGATGAAGAACAGGATCGCCTTCGGGTTCAGCAGGCTGATCAGCAACGCCTTGCGGAACGGGTCGGACTGGTCCGTCGTGGCCGCCGGCACCGCCGCCGCGCCGGCGGCATCGCCGCGCGCGGCCCAGCTGCGCAGCGCGCCGCGCAGCATGTTGAAGCCGATCCACGCTAGGTAGGCCGCGCCGACGTACTTCACCACGTAGAACAGCGCCGGGCTGGCCTTGAGCAGCGAGGCCACGCCCGCCGCCGACAGCACCATCAGCACCGCGTCGCCCAGGAACACCCCGCACGCGCCCTTGTAGCCGGCGCGCACGCCGCGCTGCGCCGCCACCGACAGCACGTACATCGAGTTCGGCCCCGGCAGCAGCACGATAAAGATCGTGCCCAGCACATAGGTCCAGAAGTCGGTGATGCCGAAAGCGGTATGCATGAAGGCGTTCATGGGATGTCCCGGTGTCTCTCTTGCTGTGCCAGCGCGCCTATTCGCCCGCTTACTTGCGCGCGTCGGTCATCAGCTGGATGAAGCGGTCGAACAGGTAAGCCACGTCGTTCGGGCCGGGCGAGGCTTCCGGGTGGCCCTGGAAGCAGAACGCCGGCTTGTCGGTCAGTGCGAAACCCTGCAGCGAACCGTCGAACAGCGACTTGTGCGTGACGCGCACGTTGGACGGCAGCGTGTCGGCGTCCACTGCGAAACCGTGGTTCTGCGACGTGATCACCACGCGGCCGTCGTCCAGGTCCTTGACCGGATGGTTGGCGCCGTGGTGGCCGAACTTCATCTTCAGGGTCTTGGCACCGACTGCCAGGGCCATGATCTGGTGGCCCAGGCAGATGCCGAAGGTCGGGATGCCGCGCTCGATGAACTCGCGCGTGGCGGCGATGGCGTAGTCGCACGGCTCGGGATCGCCGGGGCCGTTGGACAGGAACACGCCGTCCGGATTCAGCGCCAGCGCGTCGGCGGCGCTGGCCTGGGCCGGCAGCACCGTGACCTTGCAGCCGCGCTCGGCCAGCATGCGCAGGATGTTGTACTTGACGCCGTAGTCATAGGCGACCACGTGGAACTGCGGCTGCTGCTGCTTGCCGTAGCCCTCGCCCAGCTTCCATTCGGACTGGGTCCATTGGTACGGTTCCTTGACCGACACCACCTTGGCCAGGTCCATGCCGGCCAGGCCGGGGAACGAGCGGGCCAGGTCGATGGCCTTCTGGACGTTGTCCTCGCCGGCCAGGATGCAGCCGTTCTGGGCGCCCTTTTCGCGCAGGATACGCGTCAGCTTGCGCGTATCGATGCCGGCGATGGCCACCACCTTCTCCTGCTTCAGGTAGTGGGCAAGGGTATGCTCCTTGCGGAAATTGGAGGCCAGGACCGGCAGATCCTTGATGATCAGGCCGGCGGCATGGACTTTCGTGGCTTCGACATCCTCAGGATTGACACCGTAGTTGCCGATATGCGGATACGTCAGCGTGACGATCTGCCGCGAATAGCTCGGGTCGGTGAGAATTTCCTGGTAACCGGTGATGGCGGTGTTGAACACCACTTCGCCGATGGTATGGCCGGAAGCGCCGATGGAATAGCCACGAAAGACCGTGCCGTCTGCTAGCGCGAGAATGGCGGACGGGAAAGACGGTAACACGGGTAGGCTCCTGCTGGACTCACCCCGTGACCGACCAATCGACGCCTCGTGCCTCCCAGGCTGGATCCGCGACGGCGGCAGCGGCATTGCGCCGATGCGGTCGGATCCGGTCGCAGCATGCTCATTGCGTCACATCTGATGCAGACGACAACGGCGGCGCGGATGGGGGCGGCGGAAGGTGGAAAGCGGTAGGCGCTAGGGTGAAGGGTTCTGAAAGCGAAACTTTCGAATTATATCCCGAGCTACCCAATTTCTCAAGTTTTCAAGGACTTGCGCGCGGCACGCGGCAATCCCGCCGCGCCGGAGGCCGCCCCGCTGCCCGCGCCCGCGGTCCGGGTTGCACCCCCGGACGCCGGATTACCGCGGCGGCGGCACCACCGCCGTGACCTCGATTTCCACCTTGGCGCGCGGCTCGACCAGGTCGGCGACCTCGACTGCCGTCATCGCCGGGAAGTGGCGGCCGATGATGGCCCGGTAATGTTCGCCGATCGCCCCATAGGCGCCGACATATTCGGCCTTGTCCTTCACATACCACGTCATGCGCGCGATATGTTCCGGCCGCGCTTCGCCGGCCGCCAGCACTGCGACGACGTTGCGCAGCGCCTGCGCCACTTGCAGGCCGAAATCGTCGGTCTCGAATTCACACTGGCTGTTCCAGCCGATCTGGCCGCTGACGAACAGCAGCCGGCTGCCGGCCTGCATCTCGGTCATCATGCCGTTGGCGTAGCCGCGCGGCGGCGCCCAGTCGGGCGGCTGCAGGATCTTCATGTCGTGTCCCTGTGGTTGCTTGGTATGGGTGGATGGAAATTCTGTTCAGGCCGCCGCGACCAGATAGCGCGCCATGGCCTCGCGCACGGATTCGGGCAGCGGCTGGGGCGCGATCGCGCCGGTATCGACGCAGACCAGCCGTTGCGTCACTTCCATGCGGGTATCGTCGTGCGGGCCGGCAAAGCGGATCGCCAGCGTGAAGCTGGACTGGCCCAGCTTCAGCACGCGCAATTCGCGCGTCAGCACCTCGCCCAGCCGGCTCGGCGCCAGGAAGCGGCACTCCAGCTCAGCCGTCGGCACGCCGGCGCGGCCCTCGCCATGCATGACATCGAACGGCCAGCCCAGCGCCTCGCCGAACCAGTCCTCGATCAGGTCGTTGAGCATCTCGAAGTAGCGCGGGTAGAACACGATGCCGGCGGCGTCGCAGTGCTTGAAGCGCACCAGCACGGTGTTGCGGAACACGTCGCTCATGGCTGCCCCTGCTGCGTCTTGCCGCCATTGCCTGCGCCCGGCCCCTGCTCCGCCATCTGGCGCAGCCGGAAGCGCTGCAGCTTGCCGGTCTCGGTGCGCGGCAGCGCCGGCACGAATTCGATGCGGCGCGGGTATTTGTACGGGGCGATCTGGCGCTTGACGTGGTCCTGCAGCGCGGTGCGGGTGGCGTCGTCGGCCGCAACGCCCTCGCGCAGCACCACGTAGGCCATCACTACCTGGCCGCGCCCGTCGTCCGGCGCGCCGACCACGCCGCATTCGGCCACCGCCTCGTGCTGCATCAGCGCGCTTTCCACCTCGGGCCCGGCGATGTTGTAGCCGGCCGAGATGATCATGTCGTCGGAGCGCGCCTGGTAGAAGTAATAGCCGTCGGCGTCGACCGTGAAGGTATCGCCCGGCAGGTTCCAGCCCGCCTTCACGTAATTGGCCTGGCGCGGATCGTCCAGGTAGCGGCAGCCGGTCGGGCCCTGCACCGCCAGCTTACCGACCTGGCCCGGCGGCAGCGGCCGCATCTCGTCGTCGACGATCTGCGCCACGTAGCCGGGCACCACCTTGCCGATCGCGCCCGGCCTGACCTCTGCGCCGGCGCTGGAGATAAAGATATGCATCATCTCGGTGCCGCCGATGCCATCGGTCATCTCGATGCCGGTGGCGGCCTTCCAGCTCTGCCGCGTCGCGTCCGGCAGCGCCTCGCCGGCGGACACGCTATGCCGCAGGCTGGAGATGTCGAAGCGCGGCGCCAGCGCCGCCATCTGCCGGTAGAACGTGGGCGCGGTGAAGACGATGGTGGCGCGGAAGTCGTGGATCAGTTCGAGCAGCGCCTCGGGCGTGAGCTTCTCCGCCAGCACCGTGCTCGCGCCGATGCGCAACGGGAAGCACAGCATGCCGCCCAGCCCGAAGGTGAAGGCGATCGGCGGCGTGCCGCAAAAGATATCGTCCGGCACGGAGCGCAGCACATGGCGCGGGAACAGGTCGCACATGGCCAGCACGTCGCGGTGGAAATGCATGGTGCCCTTGGGCTGGCCAGTGGTGCCGCTGGTGAAGGCGATCAGGCAGACATCGTCGCGAGCGGTGTCGCAGGCATCGAAGGTCTCCGGCTTGCCGGCCAGCGCCGCTTCCAGCGAGCCCTTGCCTTCGCCGTTGAAATACAGCGTTTGCGCCAGGCTCGGGCAATGGTATTCGCCACCGGCCTGCTGGTTGGCGTCGAGTTCCTCGCGCAGCCGCGCATCGCACAGCGCGGCGCTGACCTGCGCCTTGTCGATGATCTGCTTGAGCTCCCGCGCGCGCAGCAGCGGCATGGTCGGCACCGCCACCAGCCCTGCCTTCAGCGTGGCCAGCCAGCTGGCCGCCATCATCAGGTTGTTGGGACCGCGCAGCAGCACGCGGTTGCCGGGCACCAGCCGCATGTCCTCGACCAGCACATGGGCAATGCGGTTCACCAGCGCCGCGAGCTGTGCATAGGTGACTGTCTCGATGCGGCCGTCGCGGCGATGGCGGATGGCGATGCGCTCGCCGCGCCCTTCCCGCACGTGGCGGTCGACCAGCTCCGCCGCGGCATTGATCCGCTCGGGGTAGTCGGTGTCGGCATTGAAGCGGAACACCGGCCACTGGTCCTGCGGCGGCAGGCGGTCGCGCGCGAAGGTGTCGAGGTGGGCTGTGGTCGCCATGGCTTGTCTCCTGTCTGCTCTGTATCGGTACGGCAGTTCGT
The window above is part of the Cupriavidus taiwanensis LMG 19424 genome. Proteins encoded here:
- a CDS encoding acyl-CoA thioesterase, with amino-acid sequence MSDVFRNTVLVRFKHCDAAGIVFYPRYFEMLNDLIEDWFGEALGWPFDVMHGEGRAGVPTAELECRFLAPSRLGEVLTRELRVLKLGQSSFTLAIRFAGPHDDTRMEVTQRLVCVDTGAIAPQPLPESVREAMARYLVAAA
- a CDS encoding DUF4149 domain-containing protein, whose protein sequence is MFSSSYNNLPPLPHRLFLLLTVVWAGGLWTVGYMVAPTLFSVLPSREMAGMIAGHLFHTEAIVGVTIGVLQLVLCNVMIRRGAQRYRGLRWLVLGMLCCVLVGYFGIQPFMGSLKEKALALGVGVSESPYKAQFGMLHGVSSAFYLLQSLLALVLVWRASAPRSAGE
- the carB gene encoding carbamoyl-phosphate synthase large subunit, with the translated sequence MPKRTDIKSILIIGAGPIIIGQACEFDYSGAQACKALREEGFKVILVNSNPATIMTDPATADVTYIEPITWEVVERIIEKERPDAILPTMGGQTALNCALDLHRHGVLDKYKVELIGASPEAIDKAEDRQKFKDAMTKIGLGSAKSGIAHSMDEAVAVQARIAQDTGTSGYPIVIRPSFTLGGTGGGIAYNREEFEEICKRGLDLSPTRELLIEESLLGWKEYEMEVVRDKQDNCIIICSIENLDPMGIHTGDSITVAPAQTLTDKEYQILRNASLAVLREIGVDTGGSNVQFSINPKDGRMIVIEMNPRVSRSSALASKATGFPIAKVAAKLAVGYTLDELKNEITGGATPASFEPSIDYVVTKVPRFAFEKFPQADSHLTTQMKSVGEVMAMGRTFQESFQKALRGLEVGVDGLDEKSTDRDEIVEEIGEPGPDRIWYVGDAFRLGMSLEEVYHETAIDPWFLAQIEDIVKTEGLVKSRTLDSLSTAELRFLKQKGFSDRRLARLLKTDAKAVRAARIAQNVRPVYKRVDTCAAEFATNTAYMYSTYEAEHGECEANPTDKKKIMVLGGGPNRIGQGIEFDYCCVHAALALREDGYETIMVNCNPETVSTDYDTSDRLYFEPLTLEDVLEIVDKEKPVGVIVQYGGQTPLKLALDLERNGVPIIGTSPDMIDAAEDRERFQKLLQDLGLRQPPNRTARAEDEALRLAEEIGYPLVVRPSYVLGGRAMEIVHEPRDLERYMREAVKVSNDSPVLLDRFLNDAIECDVDALCDGKRVFIGGVMEHIEQAGVHSGDSACSLPPYSLSAETVAELKRQTAAMAKALNVVGLMNVQFAIQQNNGVDTVYVLEVNPRASRTVPYVSKATGMQLAKIAARCMAGQSLDEQGIADEVIPPYYSVKEAVFPFNKFPGVDPVLGPEMRSTGEVMGVGKSFGEALFKSQLAAGSRLPEKGAVLITVKDSDKPRAVAVARMLHDMGYPIVATRGTASAIEAAGIPVKVVNKVKDGRPHIVDMIKNGELALVFTTVDETRGAIADSRSIRISALAHRIPYYTTIAGARAAVEGLKHMQSLEVYDLQGLHASLA
- a CDS encoding AMP-binding protein, with product MATTAHLDTFARDRLPPQDQWPVFRFNADTDYPERINAAAELVDRHVREGRGERIAIRHRRDGRIETVTYAQLAALVNRIAHVLVEDMRLVPGNRVLLRGPNNLMMAASWLATLKAGLVAVPTMPLLRARELKQIIDKAQVSAALCDARLREELDANQQAGGEYHCPSLAQTLYFNGEGKGSLEAALAGKPETFDACDTARDDVCLIAFTSGTTGQPKGTMHFHRDVLAMCDLFPRHVLRSVPDDIFCGTPPIAFTFGLGGMLCFPLRIGASTVLAEKLTPEALLELIHDFRATIVFTAPTFYRQMAALAPRFDISSLRHSVSAGEALPDATRQSWKAATGIEMTDGIGGTEMMHIFISSAGAEVRPGAIGKVVPGYVAQIVDDEMRPLPPGQVGKLAVQGPTGCRYLDDPRQANYVKAGWNLPGDTFTVDADGYYFYQARSDDMIISAGYNIAGPEVESALMQHEAVAECGVVGAPDDGRGQVVMAYVVLREGVAADDATRTALQDHVKRQIAPYKYPRRIEFVPALPRTETGKLQRFRLRQMAEQGPGAGNGGKTQQGQP
- the leuE gene encoding leucine efflux protein LeuE, which translates into the protein MNAFMHTAFGITDFWTYVLGTIFIVLLPGPNSMYVLSVAAQRGVRAGYKGACGVFLGDAVLMVLSAAGVASLLKASPALFYVVKYVGAAYLAWIGFNMLRGALRSWAARGDAAGAAAVPAATTDQSDPFRKALLISLLNPKAILFFISFFIQFVDPAFAYPVLSFGVLGLVCQICSFAYLTTIIFVGAKLAEAFRRRRRLSAGMASGVGAMFIGFGAKLATATMN
- the carA gene encoding glutamine-hydrolyzing carbamoyl-phosphate synthase small subunit; amino-acid sequence: MLPSFPSAILALADGTVFRGYSIGASGHTIGEVVFNTAITGYQEILTDPSYSRQIVTLTYPHIGNYGVNPEDVEATKVHAAGLIIKDLPVLASNFRKEHTLAHYLKQEKVVAIAGIDTRKLTRILREKGAQNGCILAGEDNVQKAIDLARSFPGLAGMDLAKVVSVKEPYQWTQSEWKLGEGYGKQQQPQFHVVAYDYGVKYNILRMLAERGCKVTVLPAQASAADALALNPDGVFLSNGPGDPEPCDYAIAATREFIERGIPTFGICLGHQIMALAVGAKTLKMKFGHHGANHPVKDLDDGRVVITSQNHGFAVDADTLPSNVRVTHKSLFDGSLQGFALTDKPAFCFQGHPEASPGPNDVAYLFDRFIQLMTDARK
- a CDS encoding RidA family protein — translated: MKILQPPDWAPPRGYANGMMTEMQAGSRLLFVSGQIGWNSQCEFETDDFGLQVAQALRNVVAVLAAGEARPEHIARMTWYVKDKAEYVGAYGAIGEHYRAIIGRHFPAMTAVEVADLVEPRAKVEIEVTAVVPPPR
- the greA gene encoding transcription elongation factor GreA, which gives rise to MSTIPITKRGAELLKEELQRLKAVERPAVINAISEARAQGDLSENAEYDAAKEKQAFIEGRILEVEAKLSAAQIIDPTQLDTDGRIVFGATVDLEDLESGSPVSYQIVGDDEADLEAGKISVSSPIARALIGKFEGDVATVLAPGGEREYEVITVRYI
- a CDS encoding YhbY family RNA-binding protein, with the protein product MPALQLVPAQRSDLRSRAHALNPVVMVGAEGLTRAVLAEIDRSLAAHDLIKIRVFGDDREARIAIYEEICDQLSAAPIQHIGKLLVVWRPGEARLKENQADDLGRHTPARRGGAAPRTVTVKKPSAAPNRRPTRKEVTVLGNERVTAGGNVKRARARPTSQKKKSLG